The DNA region tGGATTATGAACAAATAACCGCAATGagcgaataaataaataatttttttgaaaatatttttatttacgttcACATGTAACGTTGTATTTATGCGAAATAATCGTGTTTTCGTCAGTATACGGAGCTACAATAACCATGTTATTGGCGGTACGTAAACGAACACcttcataaaatgaaaatttatgagatgataataaaattttgttgataaaattttccaattaaaaagaattttgataacttcaaggaaaaaacaaaaacaaggttttaatgtagaaattttcgaaaatcatatatttaaatagttgttAGGTAAATTTGGATTTACCTTTGTGTCATTCTCAAATAgcaaatataactaaaaataaatgaaaaacaaaattactatGATGTTCGTTCTCAGCACatccaaattatatttttgctgCAAATTAATGTAAGCCACAAGTACGCCATTAATAAATGACATAAATATGTGCAATAGTTGAATATAAGAAggtactaataattaaaaattatgatagtgacattattgaaatatttcccaaacaaaaaatatctaatatttatctCTTCTTCTCTCCAAAACTGCAAttctaataacaattaaatgccCCCTTCAACTTTTATAGACTTGTATTTCTGTTTCTTTTACCCTCGATGGGATAAAACTCATTTTTTGCTTCGACTAGAATTGAGTAGAGAGAATTTAGACTACATACATGAATCAATGTTTGAGACCTGTcataagtatatattaaacaattaaaaatgtataattattagtataaaaactagttgtataaataaattagctgGTAGAATTAAATTGTACCCGTCAATGGAATGATACAAATAAAACGAAATAGTTAAAGATAACATTAaaccaaaaaagaaaaatattacaccCTTCAAAACATCGAATATTCAGATTTAGCACCCCTTCTAAAATTCTAGAAAAACTGTTGAATgcttgaaaaatgtaaaatttgaattgttaacattttaattacatgaTTGGTAACTAACACGAATATCTATCtctttgtgtttttattttgcagggacaattaaaaatgaaacacacataattagaaatatgaaaaccgtaagttgtataaataacttttaatggtaatttaaattttttaggttcacgagtaaaatttattttggaagCATGAGTATGAGTGATTCGTTATATTCacttatatgtattattaagttttattgtgcctatattttttctatttctaaCAGAATGTGAAATGTTGATTCATTTGTTAGAAGTTATAATGTTGTCAGAAgggttaaataaaacaaatgatgttctactattatttatttattgtgtcttaaaattacgtaaaaaatagtttcaatatATTTGCTGTAAACTGATGTAAGCCACAAATATGAGGGAAATTTCtaatatactataaataaataacacaaattatgAAATAGTTGAGTAAAAGATgaaactaaaaaacaaaaaactaattaaaaattaccttaaaaatatgtaaaaaatactttcaatatTCTGCTGTAAACTAATGTAAACAACAAGTATGAAGGAAATTGTAATATACCACAAATAAATAAGCCAAATTACCAAATAgttgaatataaaatgaaacaaaaaagttaaagTAATAATGGTCActgtaacattatttaaacatttcttagacaacaaatatctaatatttatctCTTCTTCTTTCCAAACAATTGAATGTTGACCATCCATCGCTTACTTTGGGGGTCATCTTCGTTCATCCTTCTTTAACACAAGAGAACTCTCACGCACGTACATATACAATTTGCTAATGCAAATTTGGAATCTAGTAAAATCTAATAGTGAGAATTCAGTCACTTACTCGAACAAACACTTACTATATGTCCTaagtttacattaattaatttaaaatattataaatataaaaataagttgtataaatttttttaaaagaatcttCGTATATTTTGAGTTCAATTACGAAAATGTCGTTAGTTCATGAACAAACacttaagtatttattaaaaaattaaacatatttaattatgaataatgaacaccgtaaatttatcaataactttttaatttaaatatttaggtttACGAGTTTACAATGCAGTATTAAGCATTAAAAATTACCAGATAATTTGATTCTGACGTATACGCATGAGTGATTCATTACATCCACCTAATGTGAATGTTTTACCAGATTCTCAGGAACAGGACAAAAAAACTtaacagtttattaaattaaaattaaagtaaacacAACAATATATGTTCACAAGGTAATACATGTAATCATTTATTCAACATTTAAAGCCCTGGAGACTAagatcataataaaaatatagtaaatgttctcaaaattaaaataatcaaatgtcttaaatatatctataattgttaaattagaaaaaaatgttctttgaaacttaaaaaatatattctaccTTTCATTCAGGAccacaaaatattcataatattttgtagtttatGGTATTTGACAACTCCAGTTGAAAAGTTATCATTCGACTGTATGTCTTTGTACAGTTTTGAcacaattaatgataatttatagcCATTTTTttgaatcataattaattacctgATTTGTTTATTGGTAATTACAGGATATTATCATTCGTGAGCgtataataatcataaatatcaCTATTCGTGTTTGagctcaaattaaaattttagatttttcattaatgctaattttcatatttctccAGTTAAGCATTGATCATACTTGATAGTTCTTTGTGctcaaacaataaacattcacCTGTTGTTACCAGTAATTAGTCTgtaagaaacaatattttccatAATAATAGCGAGaatgtgaaatataattttagacgtaaataatgaaacaattttttgtcattaatCTGCATAAAAAATCAGGTTAATAATACCTGAGATTCTGGtgcaaaatgaaaataatgatcTTGACATAGAATAAATAACACGAAactcattttaattcatactGTAGCAAATTGTACtattatacaataatgttgtttacaatatgaataattgcaaaatcaaatatacaatcgataattttcatatgtagATAAGAAATGCGGCGTGAAATACGAATTCAATTCGTTTAAAATGGTCGTAatcaatatacaatttaactcGTTAATGGCGTTAGTTGAAGATAAttagttcaaaataaaaaaattagctaTTTTGAACGTAAATATCCGAATGCACGTGTCACGATTGTTTTCGTCAGTCCCACAATTAGGTTTAATATTGTGCGGCGataagttattataaattgctcGTCAAATCATCATAGATTAAATGGGTGCTTTCATCGCATATGATAAGACGTTCCATCCATATCGCTTGATTTACAATCCAGTCGCCAGATAGTGTTTCGGGTGAAGTGATTAATTTTCCGTATTTTAATTAGCACGTGGggtaaattagaatttttatctggaatatgtattatttgtaTGGGTAATTTGTTGGTTTCGTAAACAACACgaccaattattattagttaattagctAAGGTCAAAATGCATGGCAAGCAATCGATTTACATACACTTACAAGTGTACAATTcgtaaaaggcatttgattgAAAGGTTAAATCACtagtaaaattaagaattacttaattggttaatttttttataatagaagCAACACTGTAAACGGATTGGAAAGTTAAAATCCGGGTTCGTCACAGCATAAAGTTATGTAGCGTTTTATAGTGATCAACAAGGAAATTACACACATTCAATTGGTTATTTGACAATTAAGTAACACAATCGTAAAAGTAATGAACGTAGTTCATGATCAGTTGAATTGGCTCCttcgccatttttaagaaaatgtttactctgattatcataaatttatgtcATGAATGAATATGTATAAAGTGTTtgctgtaataaaaatatttaaattgcctTTTAaggtctaatttaaataagtaagttatttttaagcaGTTCCTAGTGGtgataaaaaaagaattaaaatatagttcaaagttatttttgacttatttttggcatttaaagtaaaaagctGTATCCTGTTGAAAGGTAGGAAGTTTAAGATGTTAATTGGTCTAATTAAAatctcaattaattaaatatactattgAACTGATTAGAAGCATGAAAAATTTGCAGTTGTTTACTAACATTTTTACGTATTTTGCATTCCTAATTTTAATGGCATGTAAAGAATTAAATGctcaacaattttgaatatgttatatgtacaaaaaaataaaaaaacaattaaatataatgtttttgcgtataatctttataattaacaatgatGAACAGTGGGTAGTACCAAAGggctattaaaaaatacttagtaTTTAGCTGAAAACTTTTCTGATTGAAAAGGgagtaaaatttggaaaataagtAATGATCATCAAATTAAGGTTCAAACCGTactcaaaaacaacaaatagatACGTAAAGTAGAAGCTGACAGGAAAGTTGATTTTCTGGAGTTATTAGTTTAGCAaattattgttcaaaatacaaattatggtttaaaaacttctttaggTATGGAATCCActctaaatttatagtttcttGGTGGGGAGGATTCTATGGTACAACATCATTGTCTCACATTGctgtaaaattttagatgCTCCAGTTTCGAtggcaaaatttaaaagatcaTTTAGCActctttcatttattaataaataaagaaaaaaatagacTAACAACTAAAAGAGCTTAAAGACTTAAAGGAAAGATTAATATATTGGAACAACAACCAGAACTCATCTAACTTAAATAATCTATACAGTTTTATCAGGAAGATGAGTGatgtgaaaaaaaaagaaaataaagataaactaTAACTAACTGAAATCAATAATGTTGTGCCAATAGATGTAGATTCAAACTCTGGTTTAATATAGGGTTCAAACCTTACTCAAAATGGAGTTCATACATAAAGTATCAGCTGAAAGTTGTTTCTCTGGaacatgtaattattaatttagctGACTATTGTTCTCAAATATCTTGATGGAGATGATGGTATGGTACAATCCCATTGTCTGAATTTCCTATAGAAATTTTAGTCGTTCCAGTTGGATTGGAAGGTTAATTTCTGGTTCAATTTATTGGAGTAATAAGCATAACTCATCTAACTTAAATAATCTGCTTATCAGGAAGATAAGAACACTTCCTCTTTTGATGTAAAAAACGAAGATAAAGGTGAAATACAACTAACTGAAAATAATGACGTTGTGGCAATAGATATAGATTCAGAATCAagtattgatttaatataggCTACAAACCTTACTCAAAATGGAGTTCATATATAAAGTAGCAGTTTGAAAGTTGTCTCTGGAACATAAAATGACTAATTAAACTaactattattcaaaatataaattatagtcTAAAATCTTCCTTTGAAATGGAATCCACTCTTCATCTCTAATTTCTAGATGGAGACCATTGTATGGTACAATCCCTTTGTCTGGTAAATTGAAAGATCATTTAGtacttgttcattttttaataataaaaaagaagtagactgataattaaaatagcttGGAGGATTACATACATGTCTCACAATTGGAAGATAAATTTCGGGTCCAATATATACAACCAGAACCCATCCAACTTAAATAACCTGCACAGTTTAATCAGGAAGATGAGATCACTTCatcttttaatgtaaaaatgaagATAAAGGTGAACTACAACTAACTGAAAACAGTTACTTTGTGGCAACAGATATAGATTCAGATTAAAGCTCTGATTTGTGGAGTTCAACTattgcttaaaatataaattatggtcTGAAATCTTCCTTTGGTGTGGACTCCACTCAACATGTAATGATGAATTCAATTAACtatagtttaaaatacatattgtgATATGAAATCTTCCTAAGAACTAGATTCCACTCTAAATCTCTAGTTTCTTGGTTGAGATGGCACAACTTCATTGTCTGAAAttactttagaaaaaaattataaacaaatgaaaTGAGAATGACGTTATGGCAATAGATTGAGAATTTGAATTAATGTGGttcctttattatattttttaaatattatatttaaaattgaaaactatcctattaaaataaaatatttgtggaagtttattattcaaaacagcttatattgaaattttgtatggCACAGTAATATTGacaatttgtttatgtttgttccaattttttcccgcaataaaactttaatctaGTTTTAATGTGAAGTCGTGAATAATACTACTTACTACTAATACTACTACTTATTACTGTGAATTTTATCGAGAATTATCAAAActgattacaaatatttattatttacttatcatttatttgttattgtatttattaccgAATTGGCACAATTagacttttatataaaaattttaaaagcattttttatcttttcttataaagcaataaaattttctaaatcctgtttttgtttacttttataatcactattattgaaattttccaGCCAGTCAGCCAGTCGGCATGAGCTCAGCCAAATGTTTACAAAGTGACTGttgatttgttaataacaactcacaaaaaaagaaacaaccaGCCAAGTATTCCAAAGCCATCAATCACTGAACATGCCAAATAACTGGAGTAAACAAATCAAACGCACGTCAGATCAACATACGAAAAAAAATGGGTTCTCGACCAGAAAAGTCGCGATACAAATCACAGCGCCAACAAACAACACGGTTCGGTTGAGGTAGGTCAGACCCACGACCGTGACACTCCGAAAGGTGAAAAGACACCGGAGCACCCGATTTTACATATAGTAAGGCACGGCGATACGCTATCTTCTAGGTGGAAGGTGGGGCGAAGCCCGCGACTTCTATATAACCGGCGTCCGCTGCCGCTGCGACTTTAGTATGCTCTAAGCTAGGTTGCAAGGTATTGTGGCAGTAGCAATTGACCGACACGTGTGACCCAGTTTTTCACACGCGTACCATcttagaaaaaaatagttcATCGATTTGTTCCGTccatatatctttttttttaaactaaattcaaGTGATTTGTGCCTTAAAGTAAGACTGAAAATTTTTAGTGATAACATTTGTGATATTAGTTGTATAAGTTTCGTCAAAATGCCCGCTCCAGTGCAAGACACCATCAACGAAGCCGACATCGAAACGAAAGACATGACGCCGGAACTCAGCGCCAAAATGTTGGAGACGAGGGACAGCATCTCGTCCATCGACAGCGACGTGTCTCTGTCGTTCGACACCCCGAAGACGGAGACGCCGCAGGAGAACGAGGACGAGGGCGCCCACATGGCCGATCTGTCCGACAGCTCCTCCGACACCGGCTCCCAGGGTGGCGGCAAGGATTCAGGCTGCGAGGTGACCCCCGAAGTTACCGAGCCCCCGTTCACGCCACCGTCCGAAGAGCTGGCCGACAAAATAGTGCAACAAGTCGAATTCTACTTCTCCGACGCCAACATCACCAAGGACGCCTTCCTCCTAAAACACGTCAAGCGAAACAAGGAGGGCTACGTGTCCCTCAAGCTGATCTCCAGCTTCAAGAGAGTCAAGCACTTGACCAAGGACTGGAGAGTGGTGGCCCACGCCCTGCAAAGGTCCACCAAATTGGAGATCAACGAAGCCGGCACGAAGCTGCGTAGGCTCGATCCCCTGCCACAGTACGACGAAACCACCCCGTCGAGGACCGTGGTGGCCGTGCACATGCCCATCGAAAAGCCGACCATAGAGAACGTGGCCGAGTTGTTCAGGTCTTGCGGCGAGATCGCCCTCATCCGCATCCTGAGACCCGGCAACCCCGTACCGGCCGACGTCAGACAGTTCATCAACAAGAACCCTTCTTTGGCCGGTATGGTGTGCGCCTTGGTCGAATTCGTCAACTCCGAATCGGCGAGGAACGCCATGCAGATGCAGACTACCGTGGAAGGTATGAAAGTGCACGAACTCAACAACGTCCCGCATCCAGAGAGGAAGAAGAAGGCTAACAACAAGAAggccaacaacaacaacaacaacaataacaacaacaacaacaacaacagccaGCACAAGAACCTGAACGAGTCCTCCGAGTACATCACGTCCTGTCAGAGCAGCTCAGAAGCTGAGGACATGAAAAAGTTCGATCCCAGGAACAAAATGCGCCGTGGCTCTTCGGCCCATTTCCCATCCAGATACATCGAGCCGGCCGCATGGCTGCAGAGAAGATTGTCAGCCTCCAGCACCGAGGCCAATTTCATCTACATGCCGAGACGTCTGTCTTACGGCAGCAGAGACTCCAGCGACTCGAGCCTGTTTTTGCCCAGGAGGATGAGCGCGTGCAGCATGTCCAGCACCGACAGCTTCAGCAGGAGGTTCTCGTCGGGCAGCCAGTCGTCCGAGTACAGCAACCCCAGGAGCAGGAGCAACAGCGCCGCCTTTCAAACCGGCGAGAACGTGCTGAGGATGCCCAAAGGGCCGGACGGCAGCAAGGGATTCAGACAGAGAAGCAGTCTGGCAGGTATTGCTCAGTAGATTTATGCACACGATCACAGTTACATCATCGAATAAGTGTAATTCATGctcattattatgtattattgaaATAGTTCTTTTTATTACCATAACAAGTTCGCAATAAGCCTGACGTAAAAAAATGTTGGGTTTCATACTTTTTTTGTACTTATGTTTTGTCGTGAACAAGAAAAGTAGtccttaaaataaaacatgaccGTTTAAACCTTGATGCAATACTTTTACCTATCGATCGTAAAAGTGctaaaaaatcaatacaaGTACGTTATGACTCATTTattgctaatttatttaatatgccaTTCAAAATGTAAACACAATGAAACAAATCATAAACAAACACGATCAATAACTTAATCCACGGTTCGAGTCGTGCCTGAAAACACCCAGTATATCGGCCTGTTACGAATTAGGAAGTACGAGGAAAAAAGTCAATGTCATTTTCATTATGTAAGGTTATTTGTATTGATGTACCATTGTGCCAATCAAggttcaacaatttttaatgattgccATTAACTGAATGCAGAAAGATCGTCGAgatattgttaataactttCCTCTAACGGTTATCCTTGCAGTAAATTAATTCGAAATTTGGATGCTCCCAAATCTCCGTTGCGAGGGTTTATTAAACTcgactttataaattattaattagcctTAATTAAGATGTAAATTACAGATAAGTGTTCCATTTTCCACCTGGGGagcttctaaattttaattaagaacacacacacacacgattTATGTGCCCCAAAATCTAATTAGCCACGATCTAACGATCTaccaacaagcaaaaaaaaaaccgaCGAATTCGCAAGGAAATCACCGGGTGATTCACgacgttaaattaatataactggATACCCGTGAAACCTTGAAGAGTTTGGTTCAATGATTTTCGTAGTGAGAGaaccacacacacacatacaataACAGGACCTGAAGACTGCTGAACTTGCCTCGGGCCGAACAGATTGAGCTCATGCCCCAGATTTCCTATCGCGACTTTCACCGAATTTATTTTGTGCCGCTccgcaattaataatttataatgatgcAGACGAATTTTAGAAACCtccttttttttctttattctttTACGTACGTACACAAAGAAATCCCGCATCGGAGGCGTTTGATACGCTTTTTGCCGCCGCTAATGCGTCCCAAACGCCAcgtgaaattggaaatttcacCGCGTTCCATTGGATAAACGACGAAACGCACATTTTAGCACTTTTGTTTCGTGCGACGGCGACATTTATTGGATtatgttgatttaattatcgAGAAGGTTTTATGGAGTGCGGCTCCGGTCGTCGTTTTATCTAACTGCATTGGAAAATGccgcaattttaattattgcattATTGGGTTTATATGGTGTAGAATGTTTTACGGACttcttttattgtatattcaacCGCTTTCCTTTTACTTCTTCAATAATGTATCTTTTAACTTTctatagttaataattttaattattagtaatcaCCTACTTTTTCCACTACTCTAATTtatgttctttttttttaagttgttttgttttagaaacagcttctgttttattttttgctatGTAGGTATGTTTAAGTAATtaggaataattaatttgtaattaactgtttaaaatgcattatttattgtatttgatgttttatattaattttaaatgtgtttacATAGTTTTACATTACCTTGGAGTATGTACAGTCTTGGTACTTCCAATTTATCAGCTGCACTTCATCTTATCTATAGTTTTCTGAATGGAATTATACCAAGATTGTTCATTTTACTGTTAGCAAACTAAAATCCATGTTCTTCCAGtttaaactttagaaatttttacttGTGTAACGTTCGAAAAATTGTTCTTGTATATagttatgtatttattgtcTCTTATTTATTTCGTGTTGAGAAAGACTTGTGTGTGAATGAAtgtctgtttatttatttgctttgttatttttacaataaattctggggaatatataatattcgtTTTTGTTCTTAACCACTTCTGCAGATAATACGTTTAACTGGGTAAGTATGCTTATGTAAGATCAACTTTTTACCAGCCAGCTTAGCCCAACCAGAAAGTTGAATGTAACAAATTAGACCATAAATTGCTTCGCcaacttaaacaatttttttgtaattaaaatgaactaTTACTTTGTCGTTAAAATTCACTTCCGCCAAGGAACGTAATAAagacattaaatttgaatagttGTATAATAATCTTCGTGTGATAAATAAAACCGGTACATGTATGCGATTCTGCAGCAATATTCTGAAAGTTCTGAACTTGTTAATTGTCATTTATTGAAGctaatcaattttatgtagaaaagaaataatattcgaATGTTGTGCACAGAATTCTTACATAAACTAATTGAGCTCCGTGCTCTCTTCCTGTTAAAACTACGCGACAGGAAACCCTTTTCTCGGTATTATCTAGTGAAAGTCGCATTTACAGCTTAATTCGCAGTACAAATAAGTCAATTCAAAACcgagaaaataattatcacattttaacATCAAACTGAAGAATCCAATGATTTCCGGTTCAACATTGTAAGATGTATTTATTCATCTGTAAACCGGCAATTATAAGTGAATTAAGGTTGTTGAACTACTTTTGCAGACTATCgtaaaatttacattcaattGGATGGCAAACAAAGAAATTTTCAGCCAATCACATAAAATCCTGTTAATggattataatattgaaagtCTGTAAACGGTTTTTAATacagaaaataacaatttatattataattcagaTAACTAATATATAGTAGTTGCCAaagaaatataacaaaaatcaaaataaaatatttcataagagaatttaattcaaaatttgtgccataagtaaataaaacatattacaatatttctatgttttttgcttttttagttggccaaagaaatattacattaaaatatatttatgttttatggcaccatttaataatacacTTAATaagaagatttttttttaataggatAATATCATTTTCAATGAGAAGGATGAAACATTACACTACATAGAAAAGGAAAAATCAAGGACCAAATATTACTGACGTCGGTAAAGGATTCAAATGGCCTCACAAAATTGTTTACCACTCTTCATAGACAGATGAAGAATCATTAAACAAAATCCCATCTAGAcaaataaaactgtatttattaatttagtcatACTATGACTAGTAGAGCAATTAGACTTTGACTGAATGTACAAAATTAGCAAGaatgtatttcaataaaaagacCATTGGtatcaaatattcaaacaacactaaagtttgcacaaaaatatgaTGATTATCCCCCAGAACTCTGGCGAAGGGTACTTTGGAGTGATTAATTCAAGTTCAATGGATGGTAAACATTACTTTTGTCGtccactaaataaaaatttggaccCTAGATACAcaacaaaaactttgaaatatgGTGGAGGAAACTTTATGATTTGGGATTCCTTTTTTTGGTATGGTATATTGCATTgcagaaaattattggtaaaatgaACCGTTTCGTAAATAGAGATATCATGAAAGAtgtaatagaataatttacCAATGATAAATTGGCAGCTACATGGATTTTTATACATGATAAAGATCCGAAGAATgcatcaaaaattgtttaaattgattaaaagataattatgttgtagTTCTCGATTGGCTAGCGTAAAGTCTGGACCTAAATCCAATTGAGAACTTATGGAACGACATGAAGACTcgatcaaaacaccaagaaccatcaaatttaaatgtctggtggttattaattgaataacaaAAGGTACCCATCAatgtattaacaatttattgggatttttttctgaaaaatacaattttattcgaaatataaacaattttagaacCCTAATAAATAAGAagtcaacaataaaatatatttattctgcTCATAGACGTATAAAAAGTCCAAAAAcatgagaaaaattaaaagatgagCTCAAATgacgaaacattttaaacttttcatgaagctattaattgaaatttattactgaaaatagtaataatgacGATGTTccattataattacatatttaataagaaattcaaaaaaaaatatatacaacttttaaaaagtttttaggAGGCGTcgcaagaaatttaatttttgacgataaacctaaaatatatatttttaaatgtgtgatTTTTCTATCACATTcctcatttattttgtttaatatttaatttaagtagaactTATTACGATTTAGGTTCAAAATGagttattttagaattattatttaaaattaattttcaaaagatagtaaatcaaatataaaatattttgattgtatttaattagaggtatccgtttcctaattaacattaaacagtAATGTATGCTATTTATCTGGCCACCAccgtaatttaatttgaaaatgtgaaaacaaaataattacacat from Aethina tumida isolate Nest 87 chromosome 1, icAetTumi1.1, whole genome shotgun sequence includes:
- the LOC109605171 gene encoding la-related protein 6 is translated as MPAPVQDTINEADIETKDMTPELSAKMLETRDSISSIDSDVSLSFDTPKTETPQENEDEGAHMADLSDSSSDTGSQGGGKDSGCEVTPEVTEPPFTPPSEELADKIVQQVEFYFSDANITKDAFLLKHVKRNKEGYVSLKLISSFKRVKHLTKDWRVVAHALQRSTKLEINEAGTKLRRLDPLPQYDETTPSRTVVAVHMPIEKPTIENVAELFRSCGEIALIRILRPGNPVPADVRQFINKNPSLAGMVCALVEFVNSESARNAMQMQTTVEGMKVHELNNVPHPERKKKANNKKANNNNNNNNNNNNNNSQHKNLNESSEYITSCQSSSEAEDMKKFDPRNKMRRGSSAHFPSRYIEPAAWLQRRLSASSTEANFIYMPRRLSYGSRDSSDSSLFLPRRMSACSMSSTDSFSRRFSSGSQSSEYSNPRSRSNSAAFQTGENVLRMPKGPDGSKGFRQRSSLAGIAQ